CTTCTTCTAAATTAGCCGTCCTTTCTCCGACCAATTTGGTATAAAACGTATGATTATTATCAAATATGGCCGGTATATTTTCTTGAGTTAAAACCACCGGTCTTGACACCACCGACGCACGTTTTTTCTGTTCAAGTGCCTGAACCGCCGCAATAAATCGCGAGCCATCTAATGTACTTATCGAACTGGATTGATTAAAAGAAACACCAACACGAGAGCCAATCGTCACACTGCCGGACCAGTCAGCTCCCATCTGCTCGAGATCGCTTTTATCAATATCAATAATCCACAGAGACAACTCAATATGGCGTTTGGGCACATCAAGCGCTGTAACCAGTTTCTCAACGAAGTCAACCTGAGCAATCGAACCTTTTACCAGTAAACTGTTAGTCCCTGGATAGGCAATGATCTTGATATCTTCGGTGGATGAAGTGGCGCCTGAGGTGCTGATAGTTTCCAGTTTCAGCTCATTGGTCTCTTCATCCGCTAATGGGAACGCTGGCATCTTTGGAATAGCCCCGGCACGCACTTGCTGGTTGCTGGCCAGATCGGTCACCACATTAACTTTAGCTTGCTGGTTAACATCATTGTTTAATAACGATGCAACAACTTTCGCCAAACCTGGAATGACAATTTTCTCGCCACGAAGCTCATAAGTACGATCAGTGACGAATGTATTAATAAGATGAATTATGCCAATCTTTTGTCGGCCAATTTCAATCCCATCACTATTCAGATCCATTAATTTTGAGGCATTAGTAACTAATTCGACATAAATAGGTGGTCCTGACACATAGAATGTACCGTTATTTCCGCCTTTTATGGTGTATCTCTCATCATACAAACCCGATTCTTTCAGGAATGCATTGAATTCACGAGGTGTCACATTCCTTAAACTAATTAATGCATTTCGCATTTCCGATGCATCGTAGATATAGATAGCCTTTCCGTCACCATACCAGATCAACCCCATCTGTTTAGACAGCAAATCCAGCATGGCATAAGGATCGGATAAATCGAAATTTCCGCTTATTTGTTTTTTTGCCGCTAATTTACTGACAATTACCGGTTTACCCGTAAAAGGCATAGTTGATTCAAAGAAACTTTTTAACCCCTCTTTATTTGCAACATAACCATAATTATCTGCAGCATAAACAGCAGGTGTATATACAGCCAGGTTTGTAACCAGCAGCATAGGGACGATAAGTAATAATATATTCAGTGAAAGTTTATTCATAATTGTATATTTCTATCAGCATTTTTTACATAGCTCTCTCGGCGTTTTTCCTAACCGACTCTTTATGTCAGCAGAGAAATGTGAGGAGGAGGAGTATCCATATTTATAAGCCACAGAGGTCATATCACTTTTTCCTTCAATGATTTCGAGTACGGCTCTGGCCATTCTCCAACTGCACAGTTCAGCCTTAACTTTACCGCCTAATGCATAACTGCATAATCGGCGGAAGTGGGAATAAGAGACGCCGTATACCCTCCCCAAATCGTACAATGTATTCTGGCTCATTGATTGTGATAACAAATATCTCACCAGATCATAAAACTCTGACGTTCTAAGGAAATCACACAGAGGAGCGATCCATTCTTTTCTTTCAATATAGGCTGACAAAAACCACGATTCTGCTGTTGAACGGTTATTTAGCAAATTCATTCCAGCTATATTAAGATAACTGAAGTGAAAATCATGAATTTTAGCAGTTTCTATATTCCTGGCTTCATCAATAAAAGCCAATAACTTACTTAATACATCAATTCTGACCTTGTGATAAATTAGAGTGCCATATGTAACTTTTATGTGAACGTGGTCGAGTAAAAGAAGACAATCACATTCTGCTTTCCAATTAATATTGTGTTTCCCCTGGGAAATGACCAATTGCACAGCAGTGTTTTCAGACATTTTTATTAGCCACAACTCTTGGTCGGGTAAAATATATGATTTACCCTCTTTTAAAATATTTAACGGAAGTAGCATACCTTGTGCGATCATCGTTCACCTCCAGTATCAGACTTCTATTTTGTTACAAATCAGAGCAAGAACATGATTGAATAATGATGAATATGATTTTTACTTTATAGAAAAAAATCTAATCGAAGCCATCTGGTTGATGTATCGGTCTATTTTTTAAAAAAATGCAGTGGCAGAATCTTTCCACAAATATTTTTTTACATGAAAATGTGATTTCTTTATATAACTTACCGTATTTTTGTGTTTCGGCTGACTTTGTCAGTATCATACCTATCGTCCAATATTCTGATATGGCGTTCTTCAACGCAGTTGCTGTTTTTATACTATTCGGTGTTAATAGCACACTAACTGAATCGCACTGAGTTTCTTGGAGACTAAACTCTTACCCAAATGACATCAAAATCAGCCAACCGTTATCCAACCGAACTGCGGGAACGCATAGTAAAGTGCATATTCTGGCCGATCGTGCCCCCCCCATGTCAGGGTAGTTGTCGCCTCCTTCTGAAAAATAGTCAGGGGGCTGGAGATGTTGTATGGCCGTTTATTCAACAGAACGTAAAGCTGCGGTGATCGCCAAAATGTTACCTCCACATAATCAGTCTATTAATCAAATAGCGCGGCAGGAAGGTATTCCTCCCAAAACCCTTTACCACTGGCATTCGTCGGCGGGCATTGCCGAGCCAGCACTGTCTAACAGGGAAAACTCACCCCATGAGTGGTCGCAGGAGGAGCAGTTTGCCGTTATTGTTGAAACCGCACCGCTTTCTGCTCATGCTGTTGCTGAATATTGTCGCCGTAAAGGCCTCTATCCCGAGCAACTCCAGCAGTGGAAGGACGGTTTTATGCAGCCCAACCCGCGTGAAGAAAAAGCAGAGATAAAACGATTAAAAAAGGAAAACCAACAACTTAACTGTGAAATAGTCCGCAAGGACAAGGCGCTAGCCGAAGCCGCAGCGCTGTTGATATTTGTAGTGGTCAACTAAAATTGGCCACGGCACGGTAGTAGACTGTTCATAGAACAGCCGTTCGGAGTCATTGGGTGTTAAGCCCCCGTTATACCCGTGCGGGCGAAGTTCGCTGTAGTAACCCGTTATATATCGGGTGATTGCATTTCTGCCCTCCCCGAAGCTCTGGTAACCTGTCGTCGGTACCCATTCGGATTTCAGACTTCTGAAGAATCGCTCCATCGGCGCGTTGACCCAACAGTTTCCACGCCGGCTTAGGCTCTGTTTTATCCGGTAACGCCACAGTAACTGACGGTATTTTTTACTGGTGTAATGACTGCCCTGATCGCTATGGAACATGACACCCGCTGGGCGTCCCCTGAGTTCCCATGCCATCTGTAACGCTTTACCCGTTAGCGCTGAGTCCGGTGAGTGCGACATCGCCCAGCCTATGGGCTTGCGGGCAAATAGATCCAACACCACAGCCAGATAAGCCCAGCGCTTACCTGTCCAGATATAGGTCGCATCGCCACACCAAACCTCATTCGGCTGCGTTACTGCAAACTGCCGCTCCAATAGGTTCGGTATATCAACATGCTCCTGACCACCCCATTTATATTTGTGTGTGGGAATCTGGCAACTTGTCATGTTCAGCTCTGCCATTAATTTTCCGGCAAGCCAACGCCCCAGTTTTACGCCCTTATTCGTCACCATTATGGCGATATTTCGGGCACCGGCTGACCCGCCGCTGGCATGCCAGACTTCGCTAACCAGACTGCGTTTAATGGTGCGCTCGACATCTGGTGCGCGTTCTCTGTTATGCCAATACCGATAGCTGCTACGCTGAACATCAAAAGCCTTACACAGTGCTTTTACCGAATAAATCGCGCTCAATTTATCGACTATCGCGAACTGTTCAACGAGTCCGACATCAAGAGAGCGTTGCGTTGACAGATTGAATCTACAGTGGCCTTTTTTAGAATTTCATTTTCCATTTCAAACGTTGTATTCTTTTCTTCAGTTCCCGACGTTCTATTTGTTCAGGCGTAAGGGGAAGTCCAGTAGGGGTTTTACCCTGACGCTCCAATCGGAGCTTCCCCACCCATCGGCTAAGAGCTGAAAGACTGACATTCATAG
This window of the Yersinia enterocolitica genome carries:
- a CDS encoding EscC/YscC/HrcC family type III secretion system outer membrane ring protein, producing the protein MNKLSLNILLLIVPMLLVTNLAVYTPAVYAADNYGYVANKEGLKSFFESTMPFTGKPVIVSKLAAKKQISGNFDLSDPYAMLDLLSKQMGLIWYGDGKAIYIYDASEMRNALISLRNVTPREFNAFLKESGLYDERYTIKGGNNGTFYVSGPPIYVELVTNASKLMDLNSDGIEIGRQKIGIIHLINTFVTDRTYELRGEKIVIPGLAKVVASLLNNDVNQQAKVNVVTDLASNQQVRAGAIPKMPAFPLADEETNELKLETISTSGATSSTEDIKIIAYPGTNSLLVKGSIAQVDFVEKLVTALDVPKRHIELSLWIIDIDKSDLEQMGADWSGSVTIGSRVGVSFNQSSSISTLDGSRFIAAVQALEQKKRASVVSRPVVLTQENIPAIFDNNHTFYTKLVGERTANLEEVTYGTMISVLPRFSRGNQIELLLNIEDGNESDSANKTVDSLPNVGRTLISTVARVPQGKSLLVGGYTRDSNNMESKKIPLLGSIPFIGGLFRYEGSNSSNTVRVFLIQPREIDENQMHDINDVKNDAKNLTTTTKNKKDINDELLQKWVHTYINREVGGKRNGN
- a CDS encoding AraC family transcriptional regulator; this encodes MIAQGMLLPLNILKEGKSYILPDQELWLIKMSENTAVQLVISQGKHNINWKAECDCLLLLDHVHIKVTYGTLIYHKVRIDVLSKLLAFIDEARNIETAKIHDFHFSYLNIAGMNLLNNRSTAESWFLSAYIERKEWIAPLCDFLRTSEFYDLVRYLLSQSMSQNTLYDLGRVYGVSYSHFRRLCSYALGGKVKAELCSWRMARAVLEIIEGKSDMTSVAYKYGYSSSSHFSADIKSRLGKTPRELCKKC